A single window of Salvia splendens isolate huo1 chromosome 6, SspV2, whole genome shotgun sequence DNA harbors:
- the LOC121806968 gene encoding metalloendoproteinase 4-MMP-like, which translates to MFPFFSYIARPPFSISLFLLVFLFPPPILATYLPVSITGNLTNFFANNTWHTFARFIDAEKGSRPDGMADLKRYFTRFGYLPPEHQNLTDIFDDEFEQALIQYQKNLGISETGRLDYTTMKVIVSPRCGVGDITNAGLKTTRRFAYFYGKPRWVRDAPMMLTYAFSPGYVIDYLGMPEIRAAFAAAFGRWSAVIPVNFTEAEDYGEADIRIGWYSGDHGDGEAFDGILGVLAHAFSPENGRFHLDAAERWAVDFEAERSKVAIDLESVATHEIGHVLGLAHSSVKEAVMYPSLSPRTRKVGLRKDDVDGIQALYGSNPNYRYDSRLESDMSSAWAVDPQLLMPLAACLLWLGL; encoded by the coding sequence ATGTTTCCGTTTTTCAGTTATATTGCCCGCCCCCCTTTTTCAATTTCCCTGTTCCTCCTCGTCTTTCTTTTCCCGCCGCCCATCCTCGCCACCTACCTCCCCGTCTCTATCACCGGAAACCTCACCAATTTCTTCGCCAACAACACATGGCACACCTTCGCCCGCTTCATCGACGCCGAGAAGGGCAGCCGTCCCGACGGCATGGCCGACCTCAAGCGCTACTTCACCCGCTTCGGCTACCTCCCGCCGGAGCATCAAAACCTAACCGATATCTTCGACGACGAATTCGAGCAGGCTCTGATCCAATACCAGAAGAATTTGGGGATTTCTGAGACGGGGAGGCTCGATTACACCACGATGAAGGTGATCGTCTCGCCGAGGTGCGGAGTCGGCGATATCACCAACGCCGGCCTGAAGACGACGCGGCGGTTCGCGTACTTCTATGGGAAGCCGCGGTGGGTGAGGGATGCTCCGATGATGCTCACATACGCGTTCTCGCCGGGTTACGTGATCGATTATTTGGGGATGCCGGAGATAAGGGCGGCGTTCGCGGCGGCGTTTGGGCGGTGGTCGGCGGTGATCCCGGTGAACTTCACGGAGGCAGAGGACTACGGCGAGGCGGACATAAGGATCGGGTGGTACAGCGGGGACCACGGGGACGGGGAGGCGTTCGACGGGATACTGGGGGTGCTGGCCCACGCGTTCTCGCCGGAGAACGGGCGGTTCCACCTGGACGCGGCGGAGAGGTGGGCGGTGGACTTTGAGGCGGAACGGTCTAAGGTGGCCATAGACCTGGAATCGGTGGCCACGCACGAGATTGGGCACGTGCTAGGCCTGGCCCACTCCTCCGTCAAGGAGGCTGTTATGTACCCGAGTTTGAGCCCGAGAACTAGGAAAGTGGGGCTCCGGAAGGATGACGTAGACGGGATCCAGGCCTTGTACGGGTCTAACCCCAATTACAGATACGACTCTCGCTTGGAATCCGACATGTCTTCGGCTTGGGCTGTGGATCCTCAGCTACTGATGCCACTGGCGGCGTGTTTACTTTGGTTaggattgtga